The Engraulis encrasicolus isolate BLACKSEA-1 chromosome 22, IST_EnEncr_1.0, whole genome shotgun sequence sequence GGCGTCCCGCCTGGTTGAGATCCTGTCAGTGACAGGCTGTTGTCCAGGTGACACCCTCTCCACCCCCATTTCCTCTGCCAGTTTGCAGCACTCTTTCATCAtttgtctacccccccccccctcccacacaccatcaacacacacgcacgcacacacacacacacacacacacacacacacacacacacacacacacacacacacacaccacacacacacacacacacacacacacacacacacaccacacacacacacacacacacacacacacacacacacacacacacacacacacacacacacacacacacacacacacacacacacagcaagcacggCGACGTGACAAGGCTCATTCTGCCAAAATTCCTCTCTTACTTTGTTGTCAGAGCGGCGCATTGTGGTTTGTCGCAGGTGtttgaaggattttttttctgcctGAAAGCAGCGTCTTTTTTCAGCactgatccctctctctctctctctctctctctctctctctctctctgtctctctcttccaataACATCTCACTGCTCGAGATGAACAACACGCTCTGCTTGGAGGTGTATCACACTTCCCATCTGGTCATGTTTGCAGACAGGTTATCAAGCCAGCTAGTGCCCGACATACACCATTACCTCTGGAGCCTTGGACGTCTTACACAGATGAAGTACCATaacatttattcattcatcatCCAAAGAGCAGCAGGCCTATTGTCAGACTGCTATAGATAACATGACATAGGCCTTATGTACCGTTTAAGCCcaagcacacgtgcatgcacacacatcgaCACCCACTGACCCATCCATTAAAATAAATATAAGACTGTTTTTCCTTGTTGTACTATCAAATATCACAATTAATTGTGAACACCTCCACCGCCAcgaccatcacacacgcacgcacgcacacacacacacatgcgcacacgcacacacacacacacacacacacacacacacacacacacacacacacacacacacacacacacacacacacacacacacacacacacacactccacgaccacctccaccaccccactaTGCCCCTGatggagacacatacacatcAGAGACAGTCCTTGCCTGACGGGTATATAATCAGTCCAGATGGTGTATTCaaacataacataaaaacatgaagATGATATGGTGTTTGAGTCAATATTTAGGATGTTTAGATGACATGCTTTATTTTCAGACAGCCTCATCAACTGAGATGCATGACAGAAATTGAagcggaagaagaagaagaagaagaagaagaagaagaagaagaagaagaagaagaagaagaagaagaagatgatgatgatgatgatgatgatgatgaaacattgacgatgatgacgaggagaaagaattatattattattaatattattaggccctattattattattattatcatctaatataatataagcatttataatattatataataatattgttGTTGCTGCTATTGCATTGTTTATTTCTTCCACTGAGACATGTTATAAATGCTTAGTTATTTAATTATGACCTATTTAGAGacttttcaaaatattttgttgtgctttcttTGCATTTTCGTTGTTGTTTTTGGATAATTTTGGAATCTGCTAAGCCAGGCAACACCAAAATCTAACAGTAGAGGTAGACCTATGCATTGCTTCACCAACAGCGACACTTGGTGTTGAAAAAAAGGCAACACGTTACCCTAAAACTCAACAGGGCGGGCACACTAGTCTGTGCTGAATTCTATTGGCCACTTGAGCTGTCAGTCAGACTCCGGAAATACAATTCAAGAGCGATAGTGGCGCAAAAATGGCCGAAGATAGTATTCCTAACCTTAGCCGACCCCAGATGTATTTGTTTGGTGAGGCTGATAAacatcctctctcttttccagtATAGAGTATTGCACAATCATGTTTTATCTAAGTGGAATTGTGACTGAAATGGATATTAGCAGAAGATATTGGTGATTAGAGAACATGGTTGTAAGATTTGCTACTGGGCTATGCTAGCGAAGTTTCATTTGCCTGGCTAATAACCCATTATTCTCCAGCTGCCTAGCTAGCTTCAGCTAAGGTTAATACCAGGACAACTGTTTACTTTTTCATTTCACAGTTACTACATATTGCACTATCAAACTCATACGGTGCAAAGGTTTAAATAGATTTATGGATAGGAGAATTGCACCTGCACTACTACGCAGGGACAACGTCGTTATAAGTAAAGCATATCACAGAATGTTAGGCTATCTTGTATCGTCTTCATGAAGACGTTGTGCGTGCGTAATAAAATGTAGTGCAGGTGTAATTCAATTCTCCTCTCCATGATTAAAGTATCTGCTTTCTCTGAATTACATTGTTGTTAATATCGGCTTGGTTCGATTGGTTCTGCAGACACCCCATTATGCAGGGAGGAGGTGTAGACTTTTAAAAGGGCTAACAACATCTGTATTAAAATTGCAGCTTTGAAGATGCATTTTCACTTACGAGACATTCGTATTCGTTTTATAAGGGTGCTCACTCAAGGCAGACAAGAAAGAATACAAAGTGGAAGTGGATGATGATGACGCGGAACACCAGCTGTCACTCAAAGCCGTAAGTCATCGAGTTCTCTCAAGAAGGAACTGCCATTTGTCTTTATGTACAAATATGTCTGTCATGCGTTGGATATCTCAAAACAATGACAGGCTAACGAGCAGTTTAAGCAAACAAGTATGGAAAGTATTTTCGGAGCTGTTGTAAGGTGTCATTTTGTAATCTGTATGATCTCTTCTGATGTGCGTCATCCATGCAGTGCTCATGTTATTGTAGCAGGTGATTTGCAAATAAAAGGTGTAGGAAGTCATTGTTGCATGTTGTCAGTGTCAAAAAATAGTACACTGCGCTGCTCTGTTTCTGTCTGAAATGGGTGTTTGTATATGACTGATATTCTTTCAACATAGTCATAGAAGATCCAGGAACAAGCAATGCCTATAAAGTTAATTCTTAACGTTAATGTCCTTACAGTTAATGTCCTTCAAAAAAGTTAATGCTATTTTCACATTAGGCTATTGAAATTTTCCAGCTGTGTTTCTTTGTTGTTATATGCTGTTGTATGTGGTTAACGGGCTACTTGCTGCACTCATGTTCATATAAAAAATTTCATGACCCCCCGTCACTGTAGGCATGTAGCCCATGTACACACAGATGTATCCAGCAGCATCATTCCTATTCACAAGAactctgtgcatgtctgtttgcagGTGTGTTTGGGTGCGGATGCAGAGGACAAATTCCACACGGTCGAGATCGAGGGGATGACGTATGAAGGGAAGTCCACTAAGTTTCCCCTGGTGGTGCTCAAACCCTCTGTGCTGCCATCGGTGAGTTGAAGCATCCTCTCTTGGCTATGAGAAAACATACAGCTGTCTGGCCTGTGCTGAGCacttctatacatgggttctaaatgtttgttttcctctGACTGAGCGAACCTAGTGGCGCacaactcaacttctgattgttggaaaccgctgtcggtcaaaaaattagctcacgtagttggctgccagtgtcttgacccaatatcgtgtttacaaacaccgcAAACCCATGTATTTGAAATCTCAAACAAGCTATGTATGTGTTGTTCATGTTGTGTAACAGAGTTATTACACATTTCCAGTACATattgaaaaattgaaaaaaaagtgaACAAGGCACTTCATCCCATTttcaagttcaaagtactttattttcaaaaatctatgtaacagggttaacacagaagatTGACAATTTGTTTGACCAGTCCCGAATTCCGAATTCCAGTCCCCAATTTTTACTACCATATATAAGACATATAACACACTATTTTCTCCATCAGCCAAAATCGCTAGTAGATGTTATTctgactagccaaacacacactcacttatggaTCTAATTTGGTTGCTTGGCTAGTGTTACTttgtaatttagagccctgttgatACTGATTGGCCTCCATGAATTTACATTTTTCTTGACACATttgctcaaaacacacacacacacacacgtgtgtgtaagagaggccaactagcagagtgtggcgtgaaatgttagtaaacctccctcccgaagcctcatacagtaccggtagcgttgggctatcggactgatCCTTAAGTTCAGCAGTATTGTGCTGTGACTCCTACTGACGAGGTGACGAGTTCGAGACCCCAAGAGGGGACGGACTGCACGGGAACACCATGGGTTGCTCTGGTGCCGTTGACCctagatgggagtgaggtttgggGGGTGAGTgtgacggaggccaactagcagagtgcggtgtggaatgttagtaaacctccctcccaaagcctcatacaatatcggactggtcctttagtccagcggtatcatgCTGGGACTCCCATTGACGAGGTGACGAGTTTGAGACCCTGAGGGGGGACGGACAGCTACACCTCGGGTTACATGTGCAGTAACCAAAAGGCTAGCATACGATATAATATGTATATTGCCCCATACAGAGGATGGTGTCATTGTTACAGCAGAATTAAATAAAAATAGGTAAAACTTCACACTAAAGCATCAATTCTGATCTAAGTGTTGaccctattggtgtgtgtgtttatggagttTGTACACATAAGATTTGCTCATAGCCTAACCCATCCACGTTGTTCAAAAGTTACATgattgagcaaaaaaaaaaaatgggatggccggacacacatgaatgcatgatAAGCGGTGATAAGCGTTGACTGATGCATCAGCGGCCACCCCCCCATCAAAAGGTAGGCAGAAGAATAATATTATTGTATTATTGATGTGTCTGGAAAAGTTTCCCCTGTGGGCCTTGAGTCTGTAAGCTTAGTAAAGTGTATATAATAACCGTAATAAATAATACCAAAAGAAAACTGTACACAAGAAGAATTTAAAGTgcatatgtgacggaggtgttcctgcacagtccgtctccttcggggacgcgaacctgtcaccttgtcaactacaacggtccggaaatgggagtcacagtacgataccgctggacgaAAGGTCCAGTCCTccagtccaacggcatcgacactgtatgaggctttcgggagggagaTTTTCTAACATTCCACaacaactctgctagttagcctccgttacacatataCGGTAGACGATTTTTACAGTGTGATATGCGTTATGGGATATTGTGCAATAATTATGTAcggtagggatggcacaaaccgcaccgaaaaccgaaaccgtacaattcactcacataccgaaccgaaccgtgcaatccatcacaAACCACAATTCATGTAtttcccagaaaaatatgtaaaacagagattctaggagtatcttatccagtctctctgattaaaacattagcgtataagaccaaatcagaggatggcacaattaaaatcataccattttcacattataagactatacaaaccatatgtaggatatttagtgataagtccgattctattagccagtgcaccatttatcatgaactaaaaaaaaagaaccgtggagaaccgaaaaccgtgaccttgacaccgtgatatgaaccgaaccgtgaattttgtgaaccgtaccacccctaatgtaCGGTATTGTACTGTAAAGTATTGCACTGTAAATGTAAGTGCAAATTGCTGTTTGCTTGAAGAGCACATTTGAAGACCTGCACAGGTCTTGATGTAGAaattgtttcagtgtgtgtgtgtgtgtgtgtgtgtgtgttttgctgctgtGATTAGATTTATAGTCCATTTTTGACACCAGGTCTCTAAGCAGACTGTGGGACTAtgggaacaaacaaacacatcattGGGCTAGGTGCACATGACCATGATTTGGTGACCTTGGTAGGTGTATTGGAGAAATTCAGATGAATACCGGTAAATAAAGCAATGGAGAAACATTGCACGCACATGACTAAAGTGTCAAAATGTTTCATTTTGGTCACATGCAAACCACCTGTGAACTATCACCTTGCCACGCACATGGCTGAAGTGTCAAAATGTTTCATTTTGGTCACATGCAAACCACCTGTGCACTATCACCAAATCCCACGTTCTATTCTGTTCAAAGCTGTGCAGCATTTTTACCCAGCTTTGAAAAAAGAGACCTGgatgtctctctcacacttgtCTTGACCTGACAGATGAAGCCTAATGTGAGAAATGAACAGAAAAGCGCTGTGGGGCTCGTCGGTCGATAAACAACAAAACCACATGGAGATTGACACCTGCATGTGATCAGTCGCCGTTTACAACGTTCAGCAAGTTCACATTGTTCGGGCGTAATTGTGACAGGTGTACAGCTGTCAGTTGAAAGTATTTCGTGGCCCAAGCTGCGTGCCACAGGGCCCCTGCAGCTGTTGTTGTTTGGTTGCCATCACAACGTCACGGCAACAACACCTTGCCATGTGGAATGTTCATTCAGATTCTGGGGCTCCGCTCCACCTTTTTGGAGTTGCGAGCGTTGGAGCTTTCACAATCAGCTGCCTACGTGAGAAAAGATGTTTTGATTAAGCGATGTGGCCcttgaaaacaaaaaagaaaaaacagaagcCTCGATGGATTCCCATTTACCAAATGATATTaatagatgtttttttgtttcgcTGACTAGGTGGAGGCCCTGGAAATACCTTAGAGCAAGTCATGCACTGACTGGTTATCTTTGCCCAGGACGTGTTGAAGGATGAAAATGTTTAGAGACGTGTGATGCAGAACTGTCATCCGTGAAATGTCTATTGTTCTCCCGAAGCTAGTGCAGACGAGGTGTGGGACGAGAGCAAGATCATCACCAGCAGTCTTATTTTTGGCAACGAATAGAAGCTTTGAGAGATGGTTATACGTGCTCAACACCTATGTGTTTATCGGACTCGTTGTATGtcattctatctctttctctctgtctctgtctttctctctctctctctctctctctctctctctctctctctctctctctctctctgttgctgtctgtctgcaggTGAGTTTGGGGGGATTTGAGGTCACGCCTCCCGTGTGCTTCCGGCTCCAGTCAGGAAGTGGACCCGTCTACATCAGCGGCCAGCATTTTGTCAGTGAGTCACCTCACGACCATGTCATCATCATGACCATGTTGTGTGCATCATGACCTGCATGTCTATGACAGAAGGCATCTTTTGTTCAGGATAATATCTTTGGTAAAAGGTCACAAACATGTCACCATATTGCTTTAGGGCTGCACAGAAGTAGCAATGGAAAActcttctcattcactgccacaCACAAGATGCATATTTAAAATATAAACTCTGCTTCTTTTGTTTAGAATAGCATGCATGTGAAAACGGAGGTAGTGCTAAACCAAACACAGTACCTGAGACAAGGTAATGCATACCCAAACAGGGGGACCCAAACTGATATGAAAATAACTCCCGGATTCATAGCAACTCATCCTTAGGCATCGTCATGCCATTTTCCTTCCCCCTACCACTTTCACTTCAGGATGACTGTTTTTGCATGAGGGCCTTCAGTCGAACAACTATAGGTGTTTTGTGTCTCACTCTGCTGAGATCTTAGGCTAATGTTCATCTCCTGCAACTCTGTGCTCTTCTCCTCCTTGCCCACTGTGACTCCTCAGGTGTGAAGGActcagatgatgaagaagaggagcacAACACGTCACCGGTGAAGAGACCCTCGCACATTTCTGCACGAAACGCTCCTCTAAAGGtcagtcagtgtttcccacagaatttttggaaacaatgggggcagccgggaagttttttttgttttttttttacattttggaaactatggcggccaaatttaaagggacactgtgcaggaaatggtcaaaaaaggcactgcaactacgctgctcattgaaactgggctgcctattgccaaatttgatctttacatgaaagtttactaagtaataaacaaatattttctagtatggtccaagtacagtcatttttgcagctaaaaatggctacttttggaaattcaaaatggcggtgcGCCagagtttcctcaatgtatgggaaacactgtcagTTGAACTGTGCAGCTTTCAATTTGGCTACAGTTTCACACCCAACTCATTACATGTTGACACTGATCAAGCCTCAGTATATTACGGCAAAGGTTCCccattcacatcacatcatgaTGAAAAGGAAAAAGTACCCTCTTTATGTCGCATTATGACCCACAAGTCTGCCTCTCTGACAAGCTTGTTTCAGTGACGGGTTAGTTTAGGGAAAGGTTCAGGTCGAGGTCACCTGACATGGCTGCAAAAGGAGTAACGTTTGATATCATATATTGAGCCTTGGGCATAAACATGCCTTTAGTGTCATATAGTAGTCTTTGGTGTGAACTCattgcatgtttgttttttttcaggcTGGAATTTGAGTCCAATTTGAGTCACTCTTTTTTTAGGCCTCCATCGCCATCCAAAGCTATGGTGTTTAAACGATTTCCTGCATGTGAGAGCTAACGTCACATTTTGCAATTTTTGCTGTGACATGAAAGGAGAATGCACCATCTTGTGGGATACAGTGGTATCACAAGTGGAATATATTGAAGAGCAAACAAGGGACAAATTGGAAGTGCAATTGAAGTGCTGTCATTTTAACATCTGTTTGTCATCCTTTTGGATTTCTTACTCTGTCCAcaacagaaaaagctgaaaatggATTCTGACGTGGATGACAGTGAAGATGACGAGGATGACAGTGATGATGACGAAGAGTAAGATTGCATGCAGATACTTTTTTACTTCAGTGGATTAGTATTTATAGTGGCACATTATATTGTGACACACTGACTTGTCTAAAGTAAATAACTTAACAAGCTTACATGCATCATCAATTTCTTAAACTTTTATTAGTAAGCCCTGTTATACATTTGATGTTACAAAGTGGTAATGAATTGAACTGAAGCGGTAATGGTAAAGACTGTAATGTTgaagtagtgtagcactatggtagtaaagcTTTTGCAATGACCAGTGTGAAGTACtaaaattacagtttttctcgattggtttggctaatttcttgaaactgagatgacattcctataaccattgggtcatttagccaaacattcttacacttctgcacaacagttcagataactagcaaaatgtcatatacctcccaaaacacctcattcttgcatcagcactaaaccttctcccatataaatagtcagtaccatcaaaatggcatagatccttctcaattgctttgactcatttgcattcatttagtccttctgtcaaaataaactggatggttcagcataactacatggatcctcatcactcgctcatatcaccccaaaaacagtttacccatgtgtcaaaactaaatttcgtccccacatatatcatcagtacccccaaaatacattgtccctttgccattttgtaagcactgccagtcaaaatggttaggtgttttatctacgttcagctaacagatttcgactatgtataaaaatgaaaaagtgagtgaaaccattgaagtttgacaacacagacaatttatcagtaactttatcagacaaggacatttatcagtaactttctttactgtaaattcatatacagaaagtaatgcccatatatcacaggtttctcatgggtttggctcatttctcaaaacagagataacattctcaaaatacagtttttctcgattggtttggctaatttcttgaaacccagatgacatttctataaattttgggtcatttggctaaacattcttacacttctgcacaatagttcagataactagcaaaatgtcatatacctcccaaaacagctcattcttgcatcagcactaaaccttctcccacataaatagtcagtaccataaaaatggcatatatccttctaaattggtttggctcatttgcattcatttagtcattctgtcaaaataaactggatggttcagcatatcgccatggatcctcatcacttgctcatattactccaaaaacagttcacccgtgtgt is a genomic window containing:
- the npm1b gene encoding nucleophosmin 1b isoform X2 → MAEDSIPNLSRPQMYLFGCSLKADKKEYKVEVDDDDAEHQLSLKAVCLGADAEDKFHTVEIEGMTYEGKSTKFPLVVLKPSVLPSVSLGGFEVTPPVCFRLQSGSGPVYISGQHFVSVKDSDDEEEEHNTSPVKRPSHISARNAPLKKKLKMDSDVDDSEDDEDDSDDDEDDDEDDEDVKPAKTSTLKSPKKASAGGGKDKASPGPSSSSSSAKGLSMSEVKSKLTAAVKEGKPLPKSEQKFENFAKSAFKISDKQVVKDLWKFMQTLRPDKK
- the npm1b gene encoding nucleophosmin 1b isoform X1 translates to MAEDSIPNLSRPQMYLFGCSLKADKKEYKVEVDDDDAEHQLSLKAVCLGADAEDKFHTVEIEGMTYEGKSTKFPLVVLKPSVLPSVSLGGFEVTPPVCFRLQSGSGPVYISGQHFVSVKDSDDEEEEHNTSPVKRPSHISARNAPLKKKLKMDSDVDDSEDDEDDSDDDEDDDEDDEDVKPAKTSTLKSPKKSKVPQEKRPKSSLKQNGPAGKAHASKASAGGGKDKASPGPSSSSSSAKGLSMSEVKSKLTAAVKEGKPLPKSEQKFENFAKSAFKISDKQVVKDLWKFMQTLRPDKK